In the genome of Microcoleus vaginatus PCC 9802, the window TTCAAGGGGCTTCGATTCTGATTTTTCTGAGCTCCAAGGATTTTGGCTCAAATCTCTGTATTATATATTGTAGTATAGGTGATTTTAGCTGGGGGGCGATCGACCAAATATCGCCGTTCGCCCTGAAAAAAGTAAATAACTGCAATCCCCAGAAACCCGATTTCTTTGACAAACTGGGTTGATTCTCCTAGTTCGAGCTTAGATGCTATCAGGGTCGATGTTCAATTCGCGCAGTTTGGCTGCTAAACGTTCGGCTTTTTGAGCTTCTTGTTCGGCACGCTGCGAGGCTTCTTCGGCTCGTTGCGTTGCTTCTTCTGCGCGCTGAAATTCTCCTTCTGCGCGCTGAAATTCTCCTTCTGCACGCTGAAATTCTTGTTCGGCACGCCGTCGCTCTAAATCTCGCTGTTCATCTAATTCGGAATAGGAAAGAAACTTTTGTCCATCAGGTCGATAAATCTCTAACCCTTCCGATCCCAACTCAAACCGCACTCCCAATCTTGGACTTATCCAGCCCTCCATGGGTTCAATTACTTCTAACATTCCTTCAATTCTTTGCCAACCAGTCAACTCATTTTGTGCTGGGTCATAAAGGTAATACTCCTCAACTCCGTAGCGATTGTAAAATGAAAATTTCTTGTTCATTTTTATTTGGCTGTCGCTGAAAGAGCGAATTTCAAACACGACTTGGGGAGGAATATTATCTTCACGAAATTGTAGGTAAGAACGCCGATCGCCCTTTGGCTTCCCAAATACCACCATTACATCGGGCGCTTGAGAAATATCTGTTCTACCCTCAACCGGATACCACAGTAAATCGGCGGCTGTAAACACGTTTGGGTCATCTTTCAACAGTGACTCGCAACCTTCTTTGATTGTGACAATTAATTTGTATTGAATTGTGCTATCTGCCATCGGTTGACCGTCGCTGCATGGATAAATAATTTCTTCGGTTGTGACTTGCATTGTGGTTGTCTCCGAGAAGTATCTGAGCTTAATTCGACTCTTGTTTGAAGCAACTATCTGCGCCGAAAATGGCACTGCCCTTTCCCTACTGACCGACTCTTCAAAATAGCGAGCAGCGGCGCTTCAAAGCTGCTTGCAAAAGAGTGTTGTACAGTTTTTCCTTAACAGTATAAGCGCCGAATCTTTCCAAGTGCGGATTGTTCATTTGAGCGTCGAACATCAGATAAGATCGATCGCGCAATCTCTCCACCAACTTCACCATCGCCACCTTAGAACCCTCGGGAATTCGGTAAAACATCGACTCCCCAATAAACGCACCGCCGATCGACAATCCGAGAATACCGCCCGCCAATTCGTCGCCGCACCAAGTCTCGAAGCTGTAAGCCCAACCGGCCTCATACAAAC includes:
- a CDS encoding leucyl/phenylalanyl-tRNA--protein transferase, which produces MTTDKYMQYDIPTIIQGYAQGYFLMANDGEESLGWYSSRQRALIPLDERFTYPKSLRRQINQNRFSVAVNRDFGAVVEGCADRETTWISKELKKIYWGLYEAGWAYSFETWCGDELAGGILGLSIGGAFIGESMFYRIPEGSKVAMVKLVERLRDRSYLMFDAQMNNPHLERFGAYTVKEKLYNTLLQAALKRRCSLF
- a CDS encoding Uma2 family endonuclease; the protein is MQVTTEEIIYPCSDGQPMADSTIQYKLIVTIKEGCESLLKDDPNVFTAADLLWYPVEGRTDISQAPDVMVVFGKPKGDRRSYLQFREDNIPPQVVFEIRSFSDSQIKMNKKFSFYNRYGVEEYYLYDPAQNELTGWQRIEGMLEVIEPMEGWISPRLGVRFELGSEGLEIYRPDGQKFLSYSELDEQRDLERRRAEQEFQRAEGEFQRAEGEFQRAEEATQRAEEASQRAEQEAQKAERLAAKLRELNIDPDSI